The following are encoded in a window of Collinsella aerofaciens genomic DNA:
- a CDS encoding DNA-directed RNA polymerase subunit beta: MELPNLISVQRESFERFKDEGLREAFKESSPIQSQNHVLEVTFGEHQFGDPAHTVEECREKDMTYQAPLLTDVRLTNKETGEIKEQLVFMGDFPMMTDQGTFIINGTERIVVSQLVRSPGVYYSSEMDSGKQIYKAQIIPSRGAWLEFEVDKRDQLMVSIDRKRKQSATMFLRALGIAVTNDDIIELLGNSDVIKRTLERDTALTREDALIEIYRRLRPGEPPTVDASRSLLEGLLFNPQRYDLARVGRYKVNKKLNLTTEEEVTVLTDEDIVATLRYLLSLAAGEQGFKVDDIDHFGNRRIRTVGELVANQFRIGMSRMERVVRERMSSQDIDEITPQSLINIRPIVASIKEFFGSSQLSQFMDQANPLTGLTHKRRLSALGPGGLAGHKSGSSRRTNVPTAVRDVHNSHYSRMCPIETPEGPNIGLIGSLALYARVNEYGFIEAPFRRVENGVATDQIDWMTADEEEKHVIAPANTPLDPKTNEFITTDAEGKIVRPHTVIARTRDFDGSFGAPADVPVEDVDYMDVSPRQMLSVAATLIPFLEHDDAKRTLMGANMQRQAVPLVHPAAPYVGTGMERRAALDSGEVTLAKNAGEVIFADASKIIVKHAGGMDEYHLAKYQRSNQSTCINHRPLVRVGDTVEQGEPLADGPSTDHGELALGQNLTVAYMPWEGFNYEDGIVVSERLVAEDLLTTINITRHEIDARDTKLGPEEITREIPNLSEDMLANLDEDGIIRIGAEVGPGDILVGKVTPKGESALTAEERLLRAIFGAKAHDVRDTSLKMPHGAYGRVIDVVRFSRENGDDLAPGVNEQVRVYVAQRRKIQQGDKIAGRHGNKGVICNVLPVEDMPYMADGTPIDVILNPLGVPSRMNVGQLLECHLGWAAACGWDTEDADSDKYVPGPFFVSTPVFDGAKEDEIAEVIRRANKNMLNKATAAFGDHMRPEFVTQLDERGKTRLFDGRTGEEFREPITVGTSYILKLGHMVDDKIHARSTGPYSLVTQQPLGGKAQFGGQRFGEMEVWALYAYGASNVLQEILTVKSDDTVGRVKTYESIVKGENVPVPGIPESFKVLVKEIRSLALDIEPMHDADEDASAPVTAEETSALDDLAALAGVDADVEAQDVETAEAPEAVAATTTDKE, translated from the coding sequence ATGGAGCTCCCCAACCTTATCTCTGTTCAAAGGGAATCCTTTGAGCGTTTTAAGGACGAGGGCCTTCGTGAGGCGTTCAAGGAATCCAGCCCCATCCAGAGCCAGAACCATGTTCTCGAGGTTACCTTCGGCGAGCATCAGTTCGGCGACCCCGCGCACACCGTCGAGGAGTGCCGCGAGAAGGATATGACCTATCAGGCTCCGCTTCTGACCGACGTCCGTCTCACCAACAAGGAGACCGGCGAGATCAAGGAGCAGCTCGTCTTCATGGGCGACTTCCCCATGATGACCGATCAGGGCACCTTTATCATCAACGGTACCGAGCGTATCGTCGTCTCGCAGCTCGTCCGCTCCCCGGGCGTGTACTACAGCTCCGAGATGGATTCGGGCAAGCAGATCTACAAGGCCCAGATCATTCCGTCCCGCGGTGCCTGGCTTGAGTTTGAGGTCGACAAGCGCGACCAGCTCATGGTCTCCATCGACCGTAAGCGCAAGCAGAGCGCCACGATGTTCCTGCGCGCCCTTGGCATCGCCGTCACCAACGACGACATCATCGAGCTGCTCGGCAATTCCGATGTGATCAAGCGCACCCTGGAGCGCGACACCGCCCTCACCCGCGAGGACGCCCTCATCGAGATCTACCGTCGCCTGCGTCCGGGCGAGCCTCCCACTGTGGATGCTTCCCGCAGCCTGCTCGAGGGCCTGCTCTTTAACCCGCAGCGCTACGATCTGGCCCGCGTCGGTCGCTACAAGGTCAACAAGAAGCTCAATCTCACCACCGAGGAAGAGGTCACGGTGCTCACCGACGAGGATATCGTCGCGACGCTGCGCTACCTCCTGTCCCTCGCTGCCGGCGAGCAGGGCTTCAAGGTCGACGACATCGACCACTTCGGCAACCGCCGCATCCGTACCGTCGGCGAGCTCGTCGCCAACCAGTTCCGTATCGGCATGAGCCGTATGGAGCGCGTCGTCCGTGAGCGCATGAGCTCCCAGGACATCGACGAGATCACCCCGCAGTCGCTCATCAACATCCGCCCGATCGTGGCCTCCATCAAGGAGTTCTTCGGTTCCTCGCAGCTCTCGCAGTTCATGGACCAGGCGAACCCCCTGACCGGTCTGACCCACAAGCGCCGTCTGTCCGCACTCGGCCCTGGTGGTCTTGCCGGCCACAAGTCCGGCTCCAGCCGCCGCACCAACGTGCCGACGGCCGTCCGCGACGTTCACAATTCGCACTACAGCCGCATGTGCCCGATCGAGACCCCCGAAGGCCCCAACATCGGCCTGATCGGCTCGCTCGCCCTCTACGCCCGCGTCAACGAGTATGGCTTCATCGAGGCCCCGTTCCGCCGCGTCGAGAACGGCGTTGCCACCGACCAGATCGACTGGATGACCGCTGACGAGGAAGAGAAGCACGTCATCGCGCCGGCCAACACGCCGCTCGATCCCAAGACCAACGAGTTCATCACGACCGATGCCGAGGGCAAGATCGTCCGTCCGCACACCGTGATCGCCCGTACCCGCGACTTCGACGGCTCCTTCGGCGCCCCCGCCGACGTGCCCGTCGAGGACGTCGACTACATGGACGTCTCGCCGCGTCAGATGCTCTCCGTCGCAGCCACGCTGATTCCGTTCCTGGAGCACGACGACGCCAAGCGTACGCTCATGGGCGCTAACATGCAGCGTCAGGCCGTGCCGCTGGTTCACCCCGCCGCTCCCTATGTCGGTACCGGCATGGAGCGTCGCGCCGCTCTGGACTCCGGCGAGGTCACCCTGGCCAAGAACGCCGGCGAGGTCATCTTTGCCGACGCCTCCAAGATCATCGTCAAGCATGCCGGCGGCATGGACGAGTATCACCTGGCCAAGTACCAGCGCTCCAACCAGTCCACCTGCATCAACCACCGTCCGCTCGTGCGCGTCGGTGACACCGTTGAGCAGGGCGAGCCTCTGGCCGACGGTCCTTCGACCGATCATGGCGAGCTCGCACTGGGCCAGAACCTCACCGTGGCCTACATGCCGTGGGAAGGCTTCAACTACGAGGACGGTATCGTCGTGTCCGAGCGCCTGGTGGCCGAGGACCTGCTGACGACCATCAATATCACCCGTCACGAGATCGACGCCCGCGACACCAAGCTCGGTCCCGAGGAGATTACTCGCGAGATCCCGAACCTCTCCGAGGACATGCTTGCCAACCTCGACGAGGACGGCATCATCCGCATCGGCGCCGAGGTCGGCCCTGGCGACATCCTGGTCGGCAAGGTCACGCCTAAGGGCGAGAGCGCTCTGACCGCCGAGGAGCGCCTGCTGCGCGCCATCTTCGGTGCCAAGGCTCACGATGTTCGCGACACCTCCCTTAAGATGCCTCACGGCGCTTATGGCCGCGTCATCGACGTCGTCCGCTTTAGCCGCGAGAACGGCGACGACCTGGCCCCCGGTGTTAACGAGCAGGTGCGCGTCTACGTCGCCCAGCGTCGTAAGATCCAGCAGGGCGATAAGATCGCCGGTCGCCACGGCAACAAGGGCGTTATCTGTAACGTTCTGCCGGTCGAGGACATGCCCTACATGGCTGACGGTACCCCGATCGACGTTATCCTCAACCCGCTGGGCGTTCCTTCGCGTATGAACGTCGGCCAGCTGCTCGAGTGCCACCTTGGCTGGGCTGCTGCCTGCGGTTGGGATACCGAGGATGCCGACTCCGACAAGTATGTCCCTGGTCCGTTCTTCGTCTCGACGCCCGTCTTCGACGGCGCCAAGGAGGACGAGATCGCCGAGGTCATCCGTCGCGCCAACAAGAACATGCTCAACAAGGCCACCGCTGCCTTTGGCGATCACATGCGCCCCGAGTTTGTCACCCAGCTTGACGAGCGCGGCAAGACCCGCTTGTTCGACGGCCGCACCGGCGAGGAGTTCCGCGAGCCCATTACCGTGGGTACGTCCTACATCCTCAAGCTCGGCCACATGGTCGACGACAAGATCCATGCCCGTTCGACCGGCCCTTACAGCCTGGTTACCCAGCAGCCGCTGGGCGGCAAGGCTCAGTTCGGCGGCCAGCGCTTCGGCGAGATGGAAGTTTGGGCACTGTACGCATACGGTGCTTCCAACGTCCTGCAGGAGATCCTGACCGTCAAGTCCGACGATACCGTGGGCCGCGTCAAGACCTACGAGTCCATCGTCAAGGGCGAGAACGTTCCTGTCCCGGGTATCCCCGAGTCCTTCAAGGTTCTCGTCAAGGAGATCCGTTCCCTCGCGCTGGACATCGAGCCCATGCACGATGCCGACGAGGACGCCTCCGCCCCTGTGACCGCCGAGGAGACCTCTGCCCTCGATGACCTGGCTGCGCTCGCCGGCGTTGACGCCGACGTCGAGGCCCAGGATGTCGAGACCGCCGAGGCACCCGAGGCTGTCGCCGCCACGACCACTGATAAGGAGTAG
- a CDS encoding DNA-directed RNA polymerase subunit beta', with protein sequence MADFEATDFDSVKISLASADQIRSWSHGEVKKPETINYRTLKPEKDGLFCEKIFGPAKDWECSCGKYKGIRFKGIVCERCGVEVTSAKVRRDRMGHIELAAPVSHIWYFKSPTSFPMSRMLDIKSKDLEKVLYFASYIITEVDYEAREADADDLREELAADLEEIDAECARQIESLKEQGNPENFDEFSDEEPLTPEEIASGIVDIEEECKDEKQLRTDAFNAFMKLSERDLISDEPLFREMTRYYSMYFKGGMGAEAVRDLLAAIDLPSEAEKLKAIIADEDSQKQKREKAVKRLEVVDAFLKGGNSPANMILDVIPVIPPDLRPMVQLDGGRFAASDLNDLYRRVINRNNRLKRLLDLDAPAIIVNNEKRMLQESVDALFDNGRRGRPVSGRGGRPLKSLAEALKGKQGRFRQNLLGKRVDYSGRSVIVTDPKLLLHQCGLPKTMALELFKPFVMKRLVELGKVENIKGAKRAIDRGATFVWDILEEVIDGRVVLLNRAPTLHRLSIQAFEPVLVEGKAIHLHPLVCSPFNADFDGDQMSVHVPLSSQAQAEARVLMLSANNLRSPASGKPVNIPSQDMIIGVYYLTQVREGLPGENHVFSSFDDALHAYDCRSEVDMQAKIQVRVSAADANVINEDGTRIFRVKNGKNEFVDYDVTGNKTARFETSIGRIIFNRQCLPEDYEFMNYKMVKGDVAKLVADCCDRYPEAKVGPILDAIKYSGFHYATRAGLTISVWDALIPAEKQELLDRAQANVDQINEYFEEGFINETERHIEVVNEWTACTDKVAALMLDMFDEENPLYMMADSGARGSKTQLRQLGGMRGLMADMSGETIDLPIKANFREGLLPLEYFISTYGARKGLVDTASHTSDSGYLTRRLVDVAQDVIVREEDCGTHEGVTYNLIIPGTTDLNTDLVGRCFIEDVVAPDGTVLFEQDGYIEKVADIQKMVDAGLKKVKLRALLTCRSKYGVCQKCYGWDLSTRRPVAIGTAVGIIAAQSIGEPGTQLTMRTIHSGGVAGVDDITQGLPTVSRMFDIVGNVNEKILGREAELAPYSGHLSIKPEKSEYVLTLTDSEDHTRVLDERRVPASVRFMPEIEDGCEVRAGDQITKGFVNFRNLRKLTDIESTMHTFVESVKDVYTSQGVDLNDKHIEVLARQMLRRVQITNPGDSKYLLGQYVDRYEFADEVERVARLGGQAPVAEPVILGTLKVASNIDSWLSSASFIRTAGVLTEAAIEGKVDHLLDLKSNVIVGKKIPAGTGLKPYANAKLTYRTADGYVDIDGPASPNAKSLPEWAPVELKDLDEQLPQQLDWAGYDEFGGADGSFTRNGHTISAEKARLYLFDDLGVSQRWTNKFSEVGIETVGDLVGKSEEDLLRIDGIGAKAIEELRDGLEAHDLLYILENNDDVADEEDLSQLLQMVFSPDGPDDILLGTSAAPTHHADADEELLGAPIDDKKAPANGAINEDMASLDELLNQLVDTDDAEEAKDNDEE encoded by the coding sequence GTGGCAGATTTCGAAGCTACTGATTTTGACTCGGTAAAGATCTCCCTTGCCTCCGCCGACCAGATCCGTTCCTGGTCGCACGGTGAGGTCAAGAAGCCGGAGACCATCAATTACCGTACCCTCAAGCCCGAGAAGGACGGCCTGTTCTGCGAGAAGATCTTCGGTCCCGCCAAGGACTGGGAGTGCTCCTGCGGCAAGTACAAGGGCATCCGCTTTAAGGGCATCGTCTGCGAGCGCTGCGGCGTCGAGGTCACCTCGGCCAAGGTGCGTCGCGACCGCATGGGCCACATCGAGCTCGCCGCTCCCGTGTCCCACATCTGGTACTTCAAGAGCCCCACGAGCTTCCCGATGAGCCGTATGCTCGACATCAAGTCCAAGGACCTCGAGAAGGTTCTGTACTTTGCCAGCTACATCATCACCGAGGTCGACTACGAGGCTCGCGAGGCCGACGCCGACGACCTGCGCGAGGAGCTCGCCGCCGATCTGGAAGAGATCGATGCCGAGTGCGCCCGCCAGATCGAGTCCCTCAAGGAGCAGGGCAACCCCGAGAACTTTGACGAGTTCTCCGACGAGGAGCCGCTGACCCCCGAGGAGATCGCCTCTGGCATCGTCGACATCGAGGAAGAGTGCAAGGACGAGAAGCAGCTCCGCACGGACGCCTTCAACGCCTTCATGAAGCTCAGCGAGCGCGACCTCATTTCCGATGAGCCGCTGTTCCGCGAGATGACCCGTTACTACTCCATGTACTTCAAGGGCGGCATGGGTGCCGAGGCCGTCCGCGACCTGCTCGCTGCCATCGACCTTCCTTCAGAGGCCGAGAAGCTCAAGGCCATCATCGCCGACGAGGATTCCCAGAAGCAGAAGCGCGAGAAGGCCGTCAAGCGCCTCGAGGTCGTTGACGCCTTCCTGAAGGGCGGCAACAGCCCCGCGAACATGATCCTGGATGTCATCCCGGTCATTCCGCCCGATCTGCGCCCGATGGTCCAGCTCGACGGCGGCCGCTTCGCCGCGTCCGACCTCAACGACCTGTACCGTCGCGTGATCAACCGTAACAACCGACTCAAGCGCCTGCTCGACCTGGACGCCCCCGCGATCATCGTGAACAACGAGAAGCGCATGCTCCAGGAGTCCGTGGACGCCCTGTTCGACAACGGCCGTCGTGGTCGCCCGGTCTCTGGCCGTGGCGGTCGCCCGCTCAAGTCGCTCGCCGAGGCCCTCAAGGGCAAGCAGGGTCGTTTCCGTCAGAACCTGCTGGGTAAGCGTGTCGACTACTCCGGCCGTTCGGTCATCGTTACCGACCCCAAGCTGCTGCTGCACCAGTGCGGTCTGCCCAAGACCATGGCGCTGGAGCTCTTCAAGCCCTTCGTCATGAAGCGCCTGGTCGAGCTCGGCAAGGTCGAGAACATCAAGGGCGCCAAGCGCGCTATCGACCGTGGTGCCACCTTTGTGTGGGACATCCTCGAAGAGGTCATCGACGGCCGCGTCGTGCTGCTCAACCGTGCACCGACCCTGCACCGTCTGTCCATCCAGGCCTTTGAGCCGGTGCTGGTCGAGGGCAAGGCTATCCACCTGCATCCGCTGGTCTGCTCGCCCTTCAACGCCGACTTCGACGGCGACCAGATGTCTGTCCACGTGCCGCTGTCCAGCCAGGCTCAGGCCGAGGCTCGCGTGCTTATGCTCTCTGCGAATAACCTGCGCTCGCCGGCATCCGGCAAGCCGGTCAACATCCCTTCGCAGGACATGATCATCGGTGTGTACTACCTCACCCAGGTTCGCGAGGGTCTGCCGGGCGAGAACCACGTGTTCTCGAGCTTCGACGACGCGCTGCACGCCTATGACTGCCGCTCCGAGGTCGACATGCAGGCCAAGATCCAAGTCCGCGTGTCCGCTGCCGATGCCAACGTCATCAACGAGGACGGCACCCGTATCTTCCGCGTCAAGAACGGCAAGAACGAGTTTGTCGACTACGACGTCACCGGCAACAAGACCGCGCGCTTCGAGACCTCTATCGGCCGCATCATCTTCAACCGCCAGTGCCTGCCCGAAGACTATGAGTTCATGAACTACAAGATGGTCAAGGGCGATGTGGCCAAGCTGGTTGCCGACTGCTGCGATCGTTACCCCGAGGCCAAGGTCGGCCCGATCCTCGACGCCATCAAGTACTCCGGCTTCCACTACGCTACCCGCGCCGGCCTTACCATCTCGGTGTGGGACGCTCTCATCCCTGCCGAGAAGCAGGAGCTGCTCGATCGCGCCCAGGCCAACGTCGACCAGATCAACGAGTACTTCGAGGAGGGCTTCATCAACGAGACGGAGCGCCACATCGAAGTCGTTAACGAGTGGACCGCTTGTACCGACAAGGTTGCAGCGCTCATGCTCGACATGTTCGACGAGGAGAACCCGCTGTACATGATGGCCGACTCCGGCGCCCGTGGTTCTAAGACCCAGCTGCGTCAGCTCGGCGGCATGCGTGGCCTGATGGCAGACATGTCCGGCGAGACGATCGACCTTCCCATTAAGGCGAACTTCCGCGAGGGCCTGCTGCCGCTCGAGTACTTCATTTCGACCTACGGCGCCCGTAAGGGCCTGGTCGATACCGCATCCCACACCTCGGACTCTGGTTACCTGACCCGTCGTCTGGTCGACGTGGCCCAGGACGTCATTGTCCGCGAGGAGGACTGCGGTACGCACGAGGGCGTCACCTACAACCTCATCATCCCCGGCACCACCGACCTCAACACCGACCTCGTCGGCCGTTGCTTCATCGAGGACGTCGTGGCTCCCGATGGCACCGTGCTCTTTGAGCAGGACGGCTACATCGAGAAGGTCGCCGACATCCAGAAGATGGTCGATGCTGGCCTTAAGAAGGTCAAGCTCCGCGCGCTGCTCACCTGCCGCTCCAAGTACGGCGTGTGCCAGAAGTGCTACGGCTGGGATCTTTCCACCCGTCGCCCGGTCGCTATCGGTACTGCCGTCGGCATTATTGCTGCCCAGTCCATCGGCGAGCCCGGTACGCAGCTTACGATGCGTACCATTCACTCCGGCGGCGTCGCTGGCGTCGACGATATTACGCAGGGTCTGCCTACGGTCAGCCGTATGTTCGATATCGTCGGCAACGTCAACGAGAAGATTCTGGGTCGCGAGGCCGAGCTGGCTCCGTACTCCGGTCACCTCTCGATTAAGCCCGAGAAGTCCGAGTACGTGCTGACGCTCACCGACTCCGAGGATCACACCCGTGTCCTCGACGAGCGTCGCGTCCCCGCTTCGGTGCGCTTTATGCCCGAGATCGAGGACGGCTGCGAGGTTCGCGCCGGCGACCAGATCACCAAGGGCTTCGTCAACTTCCGCAACCTGCGCAAGCTGACCGACATCGAGTCGACGATGCACACCTTCGTCGAGAGCGTCAAGGACGTCTACACCAGTCAGGGCGTTGACCTGAACGACAAGCACATCGAGGTGCTCGCACGTCAGATGCTGCGTCGCGTTCAGATCACCAACCCCGGCGACTCCAAGTACCTGCTCGGTCAGTACGTCGACCGCTACGAGTTCGCCGACGAGGTCGAGCGCGTTGCCCGTCTGGGCGGTCAGGCTCCCGTGGCCGAGCCCGTCATCCTGGGTACGCTCAAGGTCGCGTCCAACATCGACTCCTGGCTGTCGAGCGCTTCGTTCATCCGTACCGCCGGCGTCCTTACCGAGGCTGCCATCGAGGGCAAGGTCGACCACCTGCTCGACCTTAAGTCCAACGTCATCGTCGGTAAGAAGATCCCGGCTGGTACCGGCCTCAAGCCGTACGCCAACGCCAAGCTGACGTATCGCACGGCCGACGGCTACGTGGACATCGACGGCCCGGCTTCGCCCAACGCCAAGTCGCTGCCCGAGTGGGCTCCTGTGGAGCTCAAGGACCTGGACGAGCAGCTCCCGCAGCAGCTCGACTGGGCCGGCTACGACGAGTTCGGTGGTGCTGACGGTTCGTTCACCCGCAACGGCCACACCATCTCCGCCGAGAAGGCTCGCCTGTACCTGTTCGACGACCTGGGCGTGTCGCAGCGCTGGACCAACAAGTTCAGCGAGGTCGGCATCGAGACGGTCGGCGACCTGGTCGGCAAGTCCGAGGAGGATCTGCTGCGCATTGATGGTATCGGTGCCAAGGCGATCGAGGAGCTCCGTGACGGCCTGGAGGCCCACGACCTGCTCTACATCCTCGAGAACAACGACGACGTTGCCGACGAGGAAGACCTCTCGCAGCTGCTGCAGATGGTCTTTAGCCCCGACGGTCCGGACGACATCCTGCTGGGCACCTCCGCCGCGCCGACGCATCACGCCGACGCCGACGAGGAGCTCCTGGGCGCCCCGATCGACGACAAGAAGGCTCCCGCCAACGGTGCCATCAACGAGGACATGGCTTCCCTCGACGAGCTGCTCAACCAGCTCGTGGACACCGACGACGCCGAAGAGGCCAAGGACAACGACGAGGAGTAA
- a CDS encoding DUF4179 domain-containing protein, whose protein sequence is MKSNQIKQTFESIQADSNLADRVLNTAAGEPLHRKGHAKPLYVAVIGCLVGVLATGGVAYAVINSSYFASAWGNHGNGDSITWTNGGSSGTKYTYTREFGDGIAPQSLEGAVQEVNLSVEGNGYTLDIHEMAIDQNGCGAVTFTLSNPNGVNYYKPAAEIGELVLYGEEEQGIGTPDMKFGEEWPDTRSTIDKDTSSDTVINGTMYFAAMDRERDLQHAVTWNIHWTEGEGESARRFEASTPEFTIGAYVDTKELRSGDSPLEISPFSIQTHIDDLGYEAVDNKLTVSYKDGSEQIIEDDDAGLFNLYFSYGRNSGENIWVPTKLIDVDQVVSVTLEIVRYTSTGETETKEPFTIVYS, encoded by the coding sequence GTGAAATCCAATCAAATCAAGCAGACCTTCGAGTCCATCCAAGCCGATAGCAATCTTGCAGATCGCGTCCTTAATACTGCTGCGGGTGAGCCGCTTCATCGAAAGGGCCACGCGAAGCCTCTCTATGTTGCCGTAATCGGGTGTCTTGTCGGAGTGTTGGCGACCGGAGGGGTCGCCTACGCAGTTATCAATTCCAGCTATTTTGCCTCAGCTTGGGGAAACCACGGCAACGGGGATTCCATTACCTGGACCAACGGCGGCTCATCGGGAACTAAATATACCTACACCAGAGAGTTTGGCGATGGCATCGCGCCCCAAAGCCTGGAAGGCGCAGTCCAGGAGGTTAATCTGTCCGTCGAGGGCAACGGCTATACGCTTGATATCCATGAGATGGCAATCGACCAAAACGGCTGCGGAGCCGTGACGTTTACGTTGTCCAATCCAAATGGAGTTAACTACTACAAGCCAGCAGCAGAGATTGGCGAACTTGTTCTCTATGGTGAAGAAGAGCAGGGCATCGGCACGCCCGATATGAAGTTCGGCGAGGAATGGCCTGACACACGCAGCACAATTGATAAGGACACATCAAGCGATACTGTCATTAATGGCACGATGTACTTTGCCGCTATGGATCGCGAGCGAGATTTGCAACATGCTGTCACCTGGAATATCCATTGGACCGAGGGTGAAGGTGAGAGTGCGAGGCGGTTTGAGGCGTCGACACCCGAGTTCACTATTGGAGCGTACGTCGATACAAAGGAACTCCGCTCCGGTGACTCGCCTCTTGAGATTAGCCCGTTTTCCATCCAGACGCACATCGATGATTTGGGCTATGAAGCAGTTGATAATAAGCTGACCGTCAGCTACAAGGATGGATCGGAGCAGATTATCGAAGATGACGACGCAGGGCTGTTCAACTTATATTTTTCTTATGGGCGCAATAGCGGAGAGAACATCTGGGTGCCAACGAAGTTGATTGATGTCGATCAAGTTGTCTCGGTAACCCTTGAAATTGTGAGGTATACATCAACAGGGGAGACCGAAACGAAAGAGCCCTTTACCATCGTCTATTCGTAA
- a CDS encoding RNA polymerase sigma factor has product MEEQAFRQAVEDHRDVVFRIALTYLRDRADADDVAQDVFLKLLKSDGHFESWEHLRRWLIRVTINECKSLFRKPWRRVEDIENLADSLSAAQDETKAVLSDVMRLPERFRVPIVLYYYLGFSTSEIAELLHVPAATVRTRLARGRSKLKFILEEGDREIQSNQADLRVHPSR; this is encoded by the coding sequence ATGGAAGAACAAGCATTTAGACAGGCGGTCGAGGATCACCGTGATGTCGTGTTTCGAATCGCATTGACGTACCTGCGCGATCGTGCCGACGCCGACGATGTTGCCCAGGATGTCTTTCTTAAGCTGCTTAAAAGCGATGGACATTTTGAAAGTTGGGAACATCTTCGTCGATGGCTTATCCGGGTCACGATCAATGAATGCAAATCGCTCTTTCGAAAGCCATGGAGGCGTGTGGAGGATATTGAGAACCTGGCCGATTCGCTTTCGGCGGCGCAGGATGAGACCAAGGCGGTCCTGTCAGACGTTATGCGACTTCCGGAGCGATTCCGCGTTCCCATCGTGCTCTATTACTATCTGGGCTTTTCGACCTCAGAGATTGCCGAGTTGTTGCATGTACCAGCCGCGACCGTTCGAACGCGTTTGGCTCGCGGCAGGTCGAAGCTCAAGTTCATCCTAGAGGAGGGCGACCGTGAAATCCAATCAAATCAAGCAGACCTTCGAGTCCATCCAAGCCGATAG
- the rpsL gene encoding 30S ribosomal protein S12 yields the protein MPTINQLVRQGRRSVPKKSKNAALQHNSQKRGVCTRVFTTSPKKPNSALRKVARVRLVNGIEVTAYIPGEGHNLQEHSIVLVRGGRVRDLPGVRYHVIRGAYDAAPVQNRMQARSKYGAKRPKAK from the coding sequence TTGCCTACTATTAACCAGCTGGTTCGCCAGGGCCGTCGTTCCGTGCCCAAGAAGTCCAAGAACGCTGCTCTGCAGCACAACTCCCAGAAGCGCGGCGTGTGCACCCGTGTCTTCACCACGAGCCCCAAGAAGCCGAACTCGGCTCTTCGTAAGGTTGCCCGTGTTCGCCTTGTCAACGGCATCGAAGTTACTGCCTACATCCCGGGTGAGGGCCACAACCTGCAGGAGCACTCCATCGTGCTCGTCCGCGGCGGTCGTGTCCGTGACCTCCCTGGTGTCCGTTATCACGTCATCCGTGGCGCCTACGACGCTGCTCCGGTCCAGAACCGTATGCAGGCCCGTTCCAAGTACGGTGCTAAGCGCCCCAAGGCCAAATAA
- the rpsG gene encoding 30S ribosomal protein S7, protein MPRRAAANRREVQPDAVYNNRLVTQLINKVLLDGKKATAERIVYTAFEIVAEKSEGGDALATFKKAMDNVKPTLEVKPKRVGGATYQVPMEVNSRRSTALGIRWIVNFSRARKEKTMAERLANEILDASNGLGASVKKREDVFKMAEANRAFSHYRW, encoded by the coding sequence ATGCCGCGTCGTGCAGCAGCTAATCGTCGTGAGGTTCAGCCTGACGCCGTTTACAACAACCGCCTGGTGACTCAGCTCATCAACAAGGTCCTTCTTGACGGCAAGAAGGCCACCGCTGAGCGCATCGTTTACACCGCTTTCGAGATCGTTGCCGAGAAGTCCGAGGGTGGCGACGCTCTCGCTACCTTCAAGAAGGCTATGGACAACGTCAAGCCCACGCTCGAGGTTAAGCCCAAGCGTGTCGGTGGCGCTACCTATCAGGTCCCGATGGAGGTCAACTCCCGTCGTTCCACCGCTCTGGGCATCCGCTGGATCGTCAACTTCTCCCGCGCTCGCAAGGAGAAGACCATGGCCGAGCGTCTCGCCAACGAGATCCTCGACGCTTCCAACGGCCTGGGCGCTTCCGTCAAGAAGCGTGAGGACGTCTTCA